The segment TTtgcctcccccattttgcgctgCTTGGCAAGCGCTCTCCCTTGGCAACTACTTCTTCCACTACTTCACCTCCCGTGGAGCAAAAATTCCACCGCTTCATGCAAAAGgattgattttttaaaattgttcgCCTTCATACAAAGGCTACAAAAATTGCCCTCAGCTTTTTCAAGCCTCGAGACGGGAATTGGAGTAGTTTTCAACTAGCAATAATCGCGTATCCGTTAGTCGTCATTTACAGCGATAATGCCCCTCCCGCAAAGATGCCTTTCTTTCACCCTCTTCCCAGTATGTACTTTTTTCAATGCCAAAAGTGTACCTATACGCGtcggcataaaaaaaaaaaaaaattcgtgtACGCACTTGCGCAATTGGCGTGAGCATATACCAGttgggagcaaaaaaaagagataaacattttttcttggaACCTCCACCGAGCTCACGCTTACacagtaaaataaaaaccgaGGCAAAACTAAACTAGCCGCGCATTTCGCAAATGGAAtagttttgcaaaaaattaaatgctTGCCATGGTGATCACTTCATTTCCCATTTGAATGCTTCCCCCACTTCCTCGGCTGGCGAACTGCCACAATGTGAGCACACCCCATccaagatttttttttttttttttcttaaaattgtCACCACATAGCTTGACCGTTTTTGCCACTCCACAGAATGCCACCTTTCGAACGTAGAAGGTGTTACATCTTTTGAGGGCCACTAGGCATCAACTGACATCCCAATTTGATAGTTTTCCCTCCGCTTCATTGAAAAATGCTCCAATGTTACATTCGCACGCCGATTATCAAAAACTGGCCAAATTTTACAGCACCGCGCGAACCCCAGttttgcctgaacaagtcaggtaaaaaaaaaaaaaNNNNNNNNNNNNNNNNNNNNNNNNNNNNNNNNNNNNNNNNNNNNNNNNNNNNNNNNNNNNNNNNNNNNNNNNNNNNNNNNNNNNNNNNNNNNNNNNNNNNNNNNNNNNNNNNNNNNNNNNNNNNNNNNNNNNNNNNNNNNNNNNNNNNNNNNNNNNNNNNNNNNNNNNNNNNNNNNNNNNNNNNNNNNNNNNNNNNNNNNNNNNNNNNNNNNNNNNNNNNNNNNNNNNNNNNNNNNNNNNNNNNNNNNNNNNNNNNNNNNNNNNNNNNNNNNNNNNNNNNNNNNNNNNNNNNNNNNNNNNNNNNNNNNNNNNNNNNNNNNNNNNNNNNNNNNNNNNNNNNNNNNNNNNNNNNNNNNNNNNNNNNNNNNNNNNNNNNNNNNNNNNNNNNNNNNNNNNNNNNNNNNNNNNNNNNNNNNNNNNNNNNNNNNNNNNNNNNNNNNNNNNNNNNNNNNNNNNNNNNNNNNNNNNNNNNNNNNNNNNNNNNNNNNNNNNNNNNNNNNNNNNNNNNNNNNNNNNNNNNNNNNNNNNNNNNNNNNNNNNNNNNNNNNNNNNNNNNNNNNNNNNNNNNNNNNNNNNNNNNNNNNNNNNNNNNNNNNNNNNNNNNNNNNNNNNNNNNNNNNNNNNNNNNNNNNNNNNNNNNNNNNNNNNNNNNNNNNNNNNNNNNNNNNNNNNNNNNNNNNNNNNNNNNNNNNNNNNNNNNNNNNNNNNNNNNNNNNNNNNNNNNNNNNNNNNNNNNNNNNNNNNNNNNNNNNNNNNNNNNNNNNNNNNNNNNNNNNNNNNNNNNNNNNNNNNNNNNNNNNNNNNNNNNNNNNNNNNNNNNNNNNNNNNNNNNNNNNNNNNttttttttttttttttccccccaagtgaaccccttttttttttttccaccgcCCATGTTGACATGGCTAGCCGTCTGACGTCCCTCCTGTGCAATGTGGGGAATTTGCCGTGCGACCCTAACTGCTTATCCACTCGGAAATGCGAACATGGAGGAATCAATTTGTGTGACCTCACATCTATCGGAATGAACAGAAGAAAATCTTTAAACGACTGTTTGACCACAAGTAACTCTGACGATAGATACAACTACCAAGACAGCTCCGACATGAACAGATATTATTTTGATGGGTGCATTAAGAAGGAAGGTTTTGTGTACAGACTCGAGACAAGTAATCTCAATCCGAGGAATATGTGTCCTGAATTGGTACATGACAGAGTAGACTATCATCGtaacgaggaggaagaagtctCAAGTAATGTTATCGACCTAGATGATGAAGTTCTTATTGGcaatttcccctttggttGTTTGAGAGAAGTTGCACAGCGATCCCTGAACAGCTTGGACAATGGGAACTCCCGAGTTATTATCACGGAACGTAATTTGAGGATCACTAGGAAGGACACAGACCTAACGGGGCATAACGTTAgaatggggggaaaacaaTCCAGCCATTTGTACAGCGAAATAGTCAAGCCGGATGCGTTTGGGAGTGAGAACTCCGTGaacgagggggaggagagaGACGAAGCGGTAGGGAACGAAGAAGCTCGTGAGGGGGAACAGAACGACGCTGGGGGGGTAGACGCAGGGCATGTAATCTTtcccaaaaaatttaacgCGAAAAACAGGGCGCATGACTCGATTGGCCAGATGGACCGCGCGAAAAAATCCACCTcttatggaaaaaagaataaaaggaGTAATAACCACcccaagaagaagaaggaaagtGAGGAGGGCCGGGGCAAAAATTTGCGCTCCCTGTTCGGGTTCTTCGCCAGGGCGGAGTCCGCGGAGTCCAATTCGTCTCTTTCCTGCAGGGGAAAGGTCTCCGACGCGTCCTCCGAGTTCCTGTCCGTGATTAGCGGCGTCAAGTCGAACGCGTGATTGGGGGGGTATGCGGCGTGGACggaggagcaaaaaatgggaggcagggggagaagtggacgaagaagacgcgcacaaaatggggagagtaGACGAAGAGGATACTAACAAAATGAGCTccaccgttttttttttttttttccccatctgtcatttttacctgacttgttcaggcgAAAAAAGGGTTGCCATTGTTTGAGGTCAAAACAggacaattttgttttttttttttttttctttcttttttcattttttgcgtcACGTTCGCAAGGTGCGATCTGCGCAAGACGCGCATGTGGAAATGTTGTTCACTTTTGAAGTGCGTTTCGTGCATGGGGTCTTCCTTTTAAAGTGTGTTTTGCTCTGCATGAGGGGCTACCCACGCTGCAGCTAAGCTAAGCTAAGCTAAGCAGTTTGTGCACAGTTGGCCTTCCCCCTCATTGAAGcgctccccttttgcgcaaAGGAGAAGGTGTACAACGATGTGCTACGTAACGTTTTCCTgcatccgttttttttttcttttttatgcttaatCTTTCGATAACAACTTAAGCAAGTTAgcgaaaaattatttttcctctgtCGTGTTGATCAACTTTTTACCATTCCGCGTATCACATGGGGTGaagtgtgtggggggggcggccttttcaattaaaaatggtaCCTTCCAGGAGTGTGCATACTACGGTTGTGTGGGAGGTATAATAATGTCGCTGTTGGTAAATGAGCCCACCGGAggggttgttttttttttttttggccccgCTTCTTTATTTCGCGATGGGCATTTTACTCATTTTTGCTATGTACTGCCGGTAAAACACAGGGGCAGGGGTGTTTTATTTACTCTCCTTTTATATGCCCTTGGCTGATGCGTGGGAAAGCCCGCAAAAGAAGCCACCCTACTGACGCAACTTGCCATTTTGGGGGAGGCACCCCCACACGTGTAGAGGGGAGCGAACTGCTGACGCgatgtatttcttttttctcacaggaaaaaaaaaaaaaaaaaaaaaaaaaaaaaagtacactaATAACACTAATACACTAGTACAACGGGAAAAACATGAAGAAGGTTGCATGTGATGTTTGCAGAAGGGCACTCCGAAGGaccacatatttttttttttgtttgtttacgCTTCTTTCCCTCCTGTGGAAGTAGCAAACCTCGTGGTGAATTCGTAAAGTGAAGTTTTTTTCATGCCAAGTGGAGTATACCCCCCCGAATGGAAGTGTAATAATATGAGGCCGACTGACTTAATGCCCACCTGtcagtgacaaaaaaaaaaggggaatcaaTGCAACGGGAATGCAAACAAGTCGACCGTTAGAAAAGATATACAGACCTGGATAGcggaatattttttcgctgcttttgtttctcctagtttgccactttttttttttttgcgtccctTTGCCCACGTCAGTGAGGCGAAGAAGGCACTACAAACGGGATTAAACCATAGGGATACCCCCATAGGAGATACTCCATAGGGAACACTCCATAGGGAACACTCCATAGGGAACACTCCACAGGGAACACTCCATAGGGAATACTCCATAGGGATACCTCCACTTCGCCTCTTCCAAAATGAGCCACTTAATGGTAAGCCCCCCTCGCCCCCGATGGGGAGGAAGGAGGAGCAAAGAGTGGAAGCACCCGAGTTAGCCCTGCGCAGGGGTTGAAACGGTTACCCGGCATTACCACCGCTGCTTCTCACACCGCTGCTTCTCACACCGCTGCTTCTCACACCGCTGCTTCTCACACCGCTCCTTCGCACGCTTCTCCATCTcacgcttctcctccccacGCTGCAGTCCCTACCCATCGTGCTGCTGAAGGAAGGCACGGACAAGGCCCAGGGCAAGAGCCAAATCATCCGTAACATAAACGCATGCCAAATTATCGTGGATATAATAAAGACGACTCTTGGACCGCGTGGCATGGACAAGCTGATCTACACAGACAAAGATGTGACAATAACAAACGATGGCGCGACGGTGATGAATCTGCTAAATATTTCACACCCCGCAGCGTGTATCCTAGTAGACATTGCGAAATCACAGGATGAAGAAGTAGGAGACGGAACAACCTCCGTTGTAGTAGTAGCAGGAGAGTTACTAAATGAAGCAAAG is part of the Plasmodium cynomolgi strain B DNA, chromosome 8, whole genome shotgun sequence genome and harbors:
- a CDS encoding hypothetical protein (putative) → MLHSHADYQKLAKFYSTARTPVLPEQVSEPLFFFSTAHVDMASRLTSLLCNVGNLPCDPNCLSTRKCEHGGINLCDLTSIGMNRRKSLNDCLTTSNSDDRYNYQDSSDMNRYYFDGCIKKEGFVYRLETSNLNPRNMCPELVHDRVDYHRNEEEEVSSNVIDLDDEVLIGNFPFGCLREVAQRSLNSLDNGNSRVIITERNLRITRKDTDLTGHNVRMGGKQSSHLYSEIVKPDAFGSENSVNEGEERDEAVGNEEAREGEQNDAGGVDAGHVIFPKKFNAKNRAHDSIGQMDRAKKSTSYGKKNKRSNNHPKKKKESEEGRGKNLRSLFGFFARAESAESNSSLSCRGKVSDASSEFLSVISGVKSNA